In the Streptobacillus moniliformis DSM 12112 genome, one interval contains:
- a CDS encoding ABC transporter ATP-binding protein — translation MAEVILKKVEKQYPNGFKAVHGIDLEIRDGEFMVFVGPSGCAKSTTLRMIAGLEDITGGEIYIGDKLVNDVPPKDRGIAMVFQNYALYPHMSVYENMAFGLKLKKTPKEEIDRRVKEAAEKLEITELLDRKPKEMSGGQRQRVALGRAIVREPKVFLFDEPLSNLDAKLRVSMRVRITQLHKELKTTMIYVTHDQVEAMTMGDRITVLKLGRIMQVDTPLNLYHRPANKFVAGFIGSPTMNLLEGELVRREERTFIDIEGALIELHPSKAEKVKGYIGKRVIFGIRPENISTTKEESTYTQIGEVSVVEQMGNEEYIYFKLSGKQMTCRMNVDGISETSKQGKELFYFDTSKAHIFDIDTEENISL, via the coding sequence ATGGCAGAAGTAATATTAAAGAAAGTTGAGAAACAATATCCGAATGGATTTAAGGCAGTACATGGGATAGATCTTGAGATAAGAGATGGAGAGTTCATGGTATTTGTAGGACCATCAGGATGTGCAAAATCAACGACATTAAGAATGATAGCAGGATTAGAAGATATTACAGGAGGAGAAATATATATAGGAGATAAACTAGTAAATGATGTACCACCAAAAGATAGAGGAATAGCAATGGTATTTCAAAACTATGCCCTATATCCCCATATGAGTGTATATGAGAATATGGCATTTGGATTAAAGCTAAAGAAGACTCCAAAGGAAGAAATAGATAGAAGAGTAAAAGAAGCAGCAGAGAAATTAGAGATAACAGAACTATTAGATAGAAAACCAAAAGAGATGTCAGGAGGACAAAGACAGAGGGTAGCATTAGGTAGAGCAATAGTAAGAGAACCAAAAGTATTCTTATTTGATGAACCTTTGTCAAATTTAGATGCAAAGTTAAGAGTGTCAATGCGTGTAAGGATAACACAGTTACATAAGGAGTTAAAGACTACAATGATATATGTAACACATGATCAGGTAGAGGCAATGACAATGGGAGATAGGATAACAGTATTAAAGCTTGGAAGAATAATGCAGGTAGATACACCATTAAACCTATATCATAGACCAGCAAATAAATTTGTTGCAGGATTTATAGGATCACCGACAATGAATTTATTAGAGGGAGAATTAGTAAGAAGAGAAGAAAGAACATTTATAGATATAGAAGGAGCATTAATAGAGTTACATCCAAGTAAGGCAGAAAAGGTAAAAGGGTATATAGGAAAGAGGGTAATATTTGGGATAAGACCAGAGAATATATCAACAACTAAGGAAGAGAGTACATATACACAGATAGGAGAAGTATCAGTAGTAGAACAGATGGGAAATGAGGAGTATATATACTTTAAGTTATCAGGTAAGCAGATGACATGTAGGATGAATGTAGATGGAATAAGTGAAACAAGTAAGCAAGGAAAAGAGTTATTTTACTTTGATACAAGTAAGGCACATATATTTGATATAGATACAGAAGAAAATATAAGTTTATAA
- a CDS encoding ImmA/IrrE family metallo-endopeptidase, protein MNIKEIVDEIVDTCRTNDPITIARKYNINVFYRDLGNIKGFFKTINNIKFIAINDNLSEFMEKMVLSHELGHAFLHDDDAIEFKENFINASSLLEKEANIFAAYLLFGYLNEEEDEYFMVDEEEEKIYRYLKGLLK, encoded by the coding sequence ATGAATATCAAGGAAATAGTAGATGAAATAGTAGATACATGTAGAACTAATGATCCTATTACCATAGCAAGAAAATATAATATAAATGTATTTTATAGAGATCTGGGTAATATTAAAGGATTTTTTAAAACAATAAATAATATTAAATTTATCGCAATAAATGATAATTTATCTGAATTTATGGAAAAAATGGTACTTTCACATGAATTAGGTCATGCTTTTCTTCACGATGATGATGCAATTGAATTTAAAGAAAACTTTATAAATGCTTCATCTTTATTAGAAAAAGAAGCTAATATTTTTGCAGCATATTTACTTTTTGGATATTTAAATGAAGAAGAAGATGAATATTTTATGGTAGATGAGGAAGAAGAAAAAATATACAGATATTTAAAAGGTTTATTAAAGTAA
- a CDS encoding HPr family phosphocarrier protein, whose product MSKTVTIINETGIHTRPGSVIVKKAKEFKEDGTQIMLSYNGKEAKADSLVKILSLGIKKDAEVIVSAEGPSAEKAIEEMAELLSTLVD is encoded by the coding sequence ATGTCAAAAACAGTAACGATTATTAACGAAACTGGAATACATACAAGACCAGGTTCAGTTATAGTTAAGAAAGCTAAGGAATTTAAAGAGGATGGAACTCAAATCATGTTATCTTACAACGGTAAAGAAGCTAAGGCTGATTCTTTAGTTAAAATTTTATCTCTAGGTATTAAAAAAGATGCTGAGGTAATAGTGTCAGCAGAAGGTCCAAGTGCAGAAAAAGCAATAGAAGAAATGGCTGAATTATTATCAACTTTAGTAGATTAA